Proteins co-encoded in one Daphnia carinata strain CSIRO-1 chromosome 3, CSIRO_AGI_Dcar_HiC_V3, whole genome shotgun sequence genomic window:
- the LOC130692782 gene encoding uncharacterized protein LOC130692782: MRKRMAADEQLNLDEHLPFKGIKLECKKQFFNGSILLFDGHWKDKENENHGAEYQHVKSTAPGLKKEVAIRRIKNENCFDGWKDVADKLVDLNHNNILRVFGYEEDVASGWRYFALEPYSATLYEFCNGKYEGAMPNESQVLCQITNGICHLHSEGIVHGDLNPLNVVIAAQSRPVRMKISDFGLSKFSYGKKLSEGKKNIDDYDWEVELCQRKYWTLSEKSDSLEGIEDATEDVIAAGCILFYYLTRGKHLFGDDSESILNNLKEKNPVNVEVLSKYPFAYEPIKNMIIPPRRGFSWLQIANKKFNAALSLQVNNSSKRLGNGTFGDVYEGKFNGDLVAVKQIKTTTAQKEIIQREMCTHIELDHVNVVKLLDVVDSADNTFTQLALELCAGTLADYCENKYNGPALPPDELVLYQIAIGLDYIHSRNLVHRDVKPDNILISITTPIQIKVSDLSFVKKTREDIFSQSKIRGTLLWMAPEGLKFLGDPNNMPDDLPDGTIKSDTFSLGCLFFYFLTRGVHPFGNSATAPANILKNKPAELANYKQNDVNRRILAGLIESMIKFKEKERIGLPEVIKELAILLYQKKEKIQCRLRHVDMAGSIMYAVCSHPTEPIFACISNHELIFYTAENSSIPFSNWKKKVICLPEIIHWGKVESLKWNINGTQIAVGSVDYCLIVWNYPECHVLFEKQLKVTGILWNPTKPNLLATFGRRSNRVFVSDSSTGNVITTIDSEKVKAVKWISENRIAVSSLNGRIRIFEVDENNLTTTRFVKEFRHGSECDHLEWNERTQYLANGGGDRINIWSLDRDEPIYNLLIDGEIAAFAFRPPIGNGEEEDGIEMARKSTKNFNFVYASHYNGVFLWNPLENEQKPRRLSDECVDFHYTFAFSSDGGFLAAGSLDKLIIWSAEDWEQIYVWGIHAIGYDCSWLSTTNSTNVNEDKFMVNLWNRPSTVLEFALEESKISDLANQNIEESNGNDEDFDSDDVIQNA, encoded by the exons ATGAGAAAAAGGATGGCAGCCGACGAACAACTGAACTTAGATGAGCATCTTCCGTTTAAGGGGATAAAACTGGAGTGcaaaaaacagtttttcaaTGGGAGTATCCTCTTGTTTGACGGACATTGGAAGGACAAGGAAAATGAGAATCATGGTGCTGAATATCAACATGTGAAATCGACGGCTCCTGgtctaaaaaaagaagttgcgataagaagaattaaaaatgaaaactgttttGATGGGTGGAAAGATGTGGCCGACAAACTCGTTGACCTGAATCACAACAATATCCTTCGAGTTTTCGGTTATGAGGAGGACGTTGCCAGTGGATGgag GTATTTTGCTCTGGAACCGTACAGTGCCACTTTATACGAATTTTGCAATGGCAAGTACGAGGGAGCGATGCCAAATGAATCGCAAGTTCTTTGTCAAATTACGAACGGGATTTGCCATCTGCATTCCGAAGGAATTGTACATGGCGATCTAAATCCATTAAACGTCGTTATTGCTGCCCAGTCTCGTCCTGTGCGCATGAAAATTTCAGATTTTGGATTGAGCAAATTCAGTTACGGCAAAAAGCTGtcggaaggaaaaaaaaatattgatgaCTATGATTGGGAAGTGGAACTCTGTCAGAGAAAGTATTGGACACTGTCAGAGAAAAGTGACTCCCTGGAAGGAATCGAAGACGCAACTGAAGATGTCATTGCCGCTGGatgcattttgttttattatctcaCTCGTGGAAAACACCTTTTTGGTGATGATTCTGAATCAATCTTGAATAACCTCAAGGAAAAGAACCCAGTCAATGTAGAAG tattGAGCAAATATCCCTTTGCCTACGAGCCCATAAAAAATATGATTATTCCTCCACGAAGAGGATTCAGCTGGTTGCAGATAGcaaataagaaatttaatgCAGCACTTTCAC TCCAAGTCAACAACAGCAGTAAACGACTTGGCAACGGGACTTTTGGAGACGTGTACGAAGGGAAATTTAATGGCGATCTTGTGGCAGTCAAACAAATTAAGACGACAACGgctcaaaaagaaattattcaaAGAGAAATGTGTACACACATAGAATTGGATCATGTAAACGTCGTGAAACTCTTGGACGTCGTTGATTCGGCCGACAACACATTCAC GCAACTGGCTTTGGAATTGTGTGCCGGGACTTTGGCAGACTATTGCGAAAACAAATACAACGGACCAGCACTGCCACCCGATGAGTTGGTTCTCTACCAAATCGCCATCGGATTGGATTACATCCATTCGAGAAATTTGGTCCATCGCGACGTCAAACCGGATAACATCCTCATTTCGATAACTACGCCCATCCAGATAAAAGTCTCGGACTtatcttttgttaaaaaaacgCGAGAAGATATTTTTTCTCAGAGTAAAATCAGAGGGACTCTTCTGTGGATGGCCCCTGAAGGGCTTAAGTTTTTAGGTGACCCTAATAACATGCCTGACGATCTCccagatggaacaattaaaagTGACACGTTTTCATTGGgatgtttatttttctatttcctgaCGCGTGGCGTACATCCATTTGGGAACAGCGCGACTGCTCCAGccaatattttgaaaaacaaaccagCGGAACTCGCCAACTACAAGCAAA ACGACGTAAACAGAAGAATCCTTGCTGGTTTGATTGAGTCTATgattaaatttaaagaaaaagaaaggattgGATTGCCTGAGGTCATCAAAGAACTAGCAATTTTGTTGTACCAGAAAAAGG aaaaaatccAATGTCGATTGCGACACGTTGACATGGCTGGGAGCATCATGTATGCCGTCTGCTCCCACCCCACTGAGCCGATTTTTGCGTGTATCAGTAACCATGAGTTGATATTTTACACTGCAGAAAATTCGTCTATTCCGTTTTCCAATTGGAAGAAGAAAGTCATTTGTCTACCTGAGATCATCCATTGGGGAAAAGTGGAATCACTTAAATGGAAT ATTAATGGGACACAAATAGCTGTTGGAAGTGTTGACTATTGCCTTATTGTTTGGAATTACCCAGAGTGCCATGTTCTCTTTGAAAAGCAACTAAAGGTCACTGGAATTTTATGGAATCCAACAAAGCCCAACTTGCTGGCTACTTTTGGACGG CGATCCAATCGAGTTTTTGTATCGGATTCATCAACTGGCAACGTTATCACCACAATTGACAGTGAAAAGGTTAAGGCTGTGAAGTGGATTTCGGAAAATCGAATCGCCGTGTCTTCTCTTAACGGAAGGATTCGGATTTTTGAAGTGGATGAAAACAATTTGACAACAACGCGATTCGTGAAAGAATTCAGACACGGCAGTGAATGTGATCATCTGGAATGGAATGAAAGGACCCAATATTTGGCCAATGGTGGTGGTGACCGGATTAAT aTTTGGTCCCTGGATCGTGATGAGCCCATTTATAACCTGCTAATTGATGGGGAAATAGCAGCGTTTGCTTTTCGCCCGCCCATAGGAAATGGGGAAGAAGAGGACGGAATCGAAATGGCAAGGAAATCGACCAAAAACTTCAATTTTGTTTA tgcaTCGCATTacaatggtgtttttctttggaatccgctagaaaacgaacaaaagcCACGACGACTTTCTGATGAATGTGTAGATTTTCATTATACGTTCGCCTTTTCATCCGATGGTGGGTTTCTTGCAGCAGGAAGCCTTGATAAATTAATTATTTGGTCAGCGGAG gACTGGGAACAAATTTATGTTTGGGGTATTCATGCAATAGGATATGATTGTTCTTGGCTTTCCACCACAAATTCTACAAACGTTAACGAGGATAAATTTATGGTCAATCTTTGGAACAGG CCCAGCACCGTACTTGAATTTGCGTTGGAGGAAAGTAAAATTTCTGATTTAGCTAATCAAAATATTGAAGAATCCAATGGGAATGACGAGGACTTCGATAGCGACGACGTCATCCAAAACGCCTAA
- the LOC130693211 gene encoding uncharacterized protein LOC130693211, with the protein MWPVIIVILLTTVNSQNGIENDDATAFDTEKSTKCMSYRYIPCHKSVNRTTFLEDELTGEVLKPLANESVSLCISYRYITCRKDWPSYTVILEDEEERLRRQNANYIEKIKSCENEKSNYTSQAEAALSGTLALTNQLKLCETAKEELAKKLNASEQNQQFLTRKLNEARTKNLTTESDPLSKIINNERKLLYSYIAPSLLNKPYPGVERFTRYEVARTGTLPLMNVERLMPELGQVINDVTSFYYPLTIPPCADVEPNTRSVFIAVNSLADYVKERNEIRQTWPQNLKVVQDMGLLGMIRYGFFVGLPESNTTQAQIEKENEMYGDMIQVDVSDSYIDPMKMAGLLNWLNNNCANVDFVFKMNDYMFLDVRNLAQFVRFYYKSVKTLFGDQSPLAQPLRSGRWAQPVTEWPWSTYPRHVFRHAFFMHGTSILPLLAAFQTTPTIPLYYVYVTGMCTEKGGVTTRFSSGNFSMPLSGLAFQLGTAPTCKQTQQIAWATHNSTDVHADKMKTHHEVEEYYKNFYQCNIVSNGTLRKVDPKDPVKFFFESQ; encoded by the exons ATGTGGCCAGTAATAATCGTAATATTACTGACAACAGTTAATTCACAAAACGGAATTGAAAACGACGATGCGACAGCATTCGACACCGAGAAGTCTACTAAATGCATGTCGTATCGGTACATTCCATGCCACAAAAGTGTGAACAGAACCACTTTTCTCGAAGACGAACTAACAGGGGAAGTGCTTAAGCCACTCGCAAACGAAAGTGTTTCACTCTGCATTTCTTATCGATACATTACATGTCGAAAAGATTGGCCGAGTTATACGGTCATTttggaagacgaagaagaacgGCTTCGACGacaaaatgcaaattataTCGAAAAGATCAAATcatgtgaaaacgaaaagagcAATTACACTAGCCAGGCGGAGGCAGCATTGAGCGGAACGTTAGCGCTAACCAATCAGCTGAAACTATGTGAAACTGCAAAAGAAGAATTGGCGAAAAAACTGAATGCGAGCGAACAAAACCAGCAATttttaacaagaaaattaaacgaagCAAGGACAAAGAATCTAACGACCGAGTCGGATCCACTAAGTAAAATCATTAATAATGAACGAAAGCTTTTGTACAGTTATATCGCTCCTTCGTTACTGAACAAACCGTATCCGGGAGTGGAACGATTTACTCGTTACGAAGTTGCTAGAACAGGGACGTTGCCGTTGATGAACGTAGAACGTCTCATGCCGGAACTGGGACAAGTTATCAACGATGTTACTTCTTTCTACTATCCACTGACAATCCCTCCGTGCGCCGATGTCGAACCCAACACGCGTAGCGTTTTCATCGCAGTAAATTCGTTAGCTGATTACGTCAAGGAACGAAACGAAATTCGCCAGACGTGGCcgcaaaatttaaaagttgTACAGGATATGGGATTGCTTGGCATGATACGCTACGGTTTCTTTGTAGGATTACCAGAAAGCAACACGACACAAGcacaaatcgaaaaagaaaatgaaatgtatgGAGATATGATTCAAGTTGACGTATCGGACTCCTACATCGATCCTATGAAAATGGCGGGTTTACTCAATTGGTTGAATAATAATTGCGCCAATGTCGACTTTGTGTTCAAGATGAATGACTACATGTTTCTCGACGTGCGAAACCTGGCTCAGTTTGTTCGATTCTATTACAAATCCGTGAAAACTTTGTTTGGTGATCAGTCTCCACTAGCTCAACCTCTAAgaa GCGGAAGATGGGCACAGCCGGTGACTGAATGGCCATGGAGTACTTATCCACGTCACGTGTTTAGGCACGCATTTTTCATGCATGGAACTTCGATCCTACCCTTATTGGCTGCCTTTCAAACGACTCCAACAATACCATTATACTACGTATATGTTACGGGAATGTGCACAGAAAAGGGAGGGGTAACGACAAGATTTTCTTCCGGTAACTTTAG TATGCCTTTGTCAGGATTGGCATTTCAACTTGGAACCGCTCCCACCTGTAAGCAAACTCAACAAATTGCCTGGGCTACACATAACAGTACAGATGTACATGCCGATAAAATGAAGACGCACCATGAAGTTGAAGAATACTACAAGAATTTCTATCAATGCAACATCGTTTCCAACGGAACCCTACGCAAAGTCGACCCCAAAGATCCcgtcaaattcttttttgagaGTCAATAA
- the LOC130692811 gene encoding uncharacterized protein LOC130692811: MCRLGFILIFGALALLTNLQRADSFSHNRLNTPALTHDTDSLEHNDDSNEGTGIQPETSIAQSDEDHLNSEENKIVKRDSRFLKKRDVHQIAKTIFGRIDSSEEDTTDGPFFDSRSDEHSDEKRIVKRDVLQARGDRSSEEDTTESATVGSHSDEHDDISLEDNRLVKRDIRLVAVDRSSEEDTTAARLLTSDHSSEEQTTDSVLDRASLEDSVEDALVRSPLNVKLLPSTALRI; this comes from the exons ATGTGTCGTCTTGGTTTTATCTTG aTTTTCGGGGCATTAGCGCTCTTGACTAATTTGCAGAGAGCTGACTCTTTCAGCCATAACCGTTTGAATACCCCTGCGCTGACCCATGATACAGACTCTCTCGAACACAATGATGATAGCAACGAAGGCACTGGAATTCAACCAGAAACAAGTATCGCTCAATCTGACGAAGACCATCTCAATtcggaagaaaataaaatagttaaaCGAGACAGCCGCTTTCTCAAGAAACGAGATGTCCATCAAATAGCCAAGACAATTTTTGGACGGATCGATTCTTCAGAAGAAGACACGACGGACGGCCCATTTTTTGACAGCCGTTCTGATGAGCATTCGGACGAAAAAAGGATCGTGAAACGGGACGTCCTACAGGCAAGAGGTGACCGCTCATCAGAAGAGGATACAACGGAATCAGCAACTGTTGGCAGCCATTCAGATGAGCATGACGACATCAGTTTGGAAGACAACAGGTTAGTTAAAAGAGATATTCGCTTAGTAGCGGTTGATCGTTCGTCTGAAGAAGATACAACAGCAGCAAGGCTTTTGACATCAGACCACTCTTCCGAAGAACAAACGACGGATAGTGTATTGGACCGTGCTTCGCTGGAAGATTCAGTTGAAGACGCACTTGTCCGATCACCATTAAACGTCAAGCTGTTGCCTTCGACTGCGCTCAGAATTTAA
- the LOC130692794 gene encoding uncharacterized protein LOC130692794: MPIINSSYLANEKMPSCLTYAVLFVCCLSIIAVDSAIQPPEFVQRNTETLLMAKFDEMAAQIRDQELRLQNYANQMVSLQEKIQRLESILHSNFQSLNTAVFSPRTCQEARDSGLPEFSQSGMYWIDPDGVGIGDGSIYVYCDMTTGITAVGHDSESTIAIPKCPDAGCYSRPIVYSNSAIRQLKALTEISAECYQSLQVNCVGGPFTVADIDYAWWNDIEGKKQNFWSGSDEAAHVCQCGIDGNCIRSDLPCNCDANVAVLLSDNGKITLKRVLPVTRLNFGHTSYVGGSHTLGKLECFGKSAADVPTSCLDLWRIGYLLNGLYPIRRNQEVVFVYCDFSEGQDVMQTDVGYVDVKSEPVQFYVQRITNFTAMTADAVLFPFDKVQLNEGGAMDAQAGIFEAPKSGIYVFHFTAVDLPGGADLVVNMYKNDELIASGGPKGLANHGTVAIPSTLHLSVGDNIKIIISTVNGMLYSDPLRPMTHFTGFLLEEDIFA, translated from the exons atgcccaTCATAAATTCGAGTTAtttggcaaatgaaaaaatgccGTCGTGTTTGACGTACGCTGTGCTTTTCGTCTGCTGCTTGTCAATCATCGCTGTCGATTCTGCAATCCAGCCACCGGAATTCGTCCAACGCAACACG GAAACGCTGCTAATGGCCAAGTTTGATGAAATGGCTGCACAGATTCGAGATCAAGAACTCCGATTGCAGAATTACGCAAATCAGATGGTTTCGCTGCAGGAGAAAATCCAGCGACTCGAATCCATTTTGCATAGCAATTTCCAATCCCTCAATACAGCCGTTTTCTCTCCGAGGACATGCCAAGAAGCACGTGACAGCGGCCTGCCGGAATTCAGCCAATCTGGCATGTATTGGATTGATCCGGACGGCGTAGGAATCGGCGACGGATCCATTTACGTCTACTGCGATATGACAACAG GAATAACGGCCGTGGGCCACGATAGCGAATCAACCATTGCCATTCCGAAATGTCCCGATGCCGGCTGCTATTCAAGGCCGATCGTGTACTCGAATTCAGCCATCCGGCAGTTGAAAGCGTTGACCGAGATTTCAGCCGAATGTTACCAATCCcttcaa GTGAATTGTGTAGGAGGACCTTTCACGGTGGCGGACATTGATTATGCCTGGTGGAACGATATCGAGGGCAAGAAGCAAAATTTCTGGTCGGGCTCTGATGAGGCCGCACACGTTTGCCAATGTGGTATAGACGGCAATTGCATCCGGTCCGATCTGCCATGTAACTGCGATGCCAATGTGGCCGTCCTTCTCTCAGACAACG gaAAAATCACCTTGAAGCGAGTGCTGCCTGTGACGCGCCTCAATTTCGGACACACCAGCTACGTAGGTGGGAGCCACACCCTCGGCAAGTTGGAGTGTTTCGGCAAATCGGCGGCCGACGTACCGACGTCATGTCTGGACCTCTGGCGAATTGGATACCTTCTAAACGGATTGTATCCTATACGCAGGAACCAAGAAGTCGTGTTTGTCTACTGCGATTTCTCGGAAG GACAAGATGTAATGCAGACTGACGTTGGCTACGTTGACGTCAAATCAGAACCCGTCCAATTTTATGTCCAAAGAATTACGAATTTTACTGCAATGACTGCCGATGCGGTGCTCTTCCCTTTCGACAAGGTCCAACTTAATGAAGGTGGCGCCATGGATGCACAAGCGGGAATATTTGAAGCCCCGAAATCTGGCATCTATGTTTTCCACTTCACAGCAGTTGATCTGCCCGGTGGCGCAGATTTAGTCGTCAACATGTACAAAAATGATGAGCTAATCGCATCCGGAGGTCCTAAAGGGCTTGCCAATCATGGAACAGTGGCCATTCCGTCTACGCTGCATTTATCTGTTGGTGATaacattaaaataattatctcCACGGTTAACGGAATGCTTTATAGCGACCCTCTGCGCCCAATGACCCATTTCACGGGATTTTTGCTGGAGGAAGACATTTTCGCATGA